Proteins encoded by one window of Collimonas fungivorans:
- a CDS encoding P-II family nitrogen regulator yields the protein MKLITAIIKPFKLDEVREALSAIGVQGITVTEVKGFGRQKGHTELYRGAEYVVDFLPKTKIEAAVDDSILEQAVEAIENAARTGKIGDGKIFVFDLQEVIRIRTGETGKDAI from the coding sequence ATGAAACTGATTACAGCAATCATCAAACCATTCAAGCTCGACGAGGTGCGTGAAGCGCTTTCGGCGATTGGCGTACAAGGCATTACCGTGACCGAGGTCAAGGGTTTCGGCCGCCAGAAAGGGCATACTGAGCTATACCGCGGCGCCGAGTACGTGGTCGATTTTTTGCCGAAGACAAAAATCGAAGCAGCGGTGGACGACAGCATCCTGGAGCAGGCGGTAGAAGCGATTGAAAACGCGGCCCGCACCGGCAAGATCGGCGACGGCAAGATTTTTGTATTTGATCTGCAGGAAGTTATTCGTATTCGTACCGGTGAAACCGGCAAAGATGCAATCTAA
- a CDS encoding TorF family putative porin has translation MKKLILAAAIAASFSAGLAHAEDAKPDNEISYNIGAVNDYRFRGISQTRLDPAIQGGADYTNNPTGLYAGTWLSNIKWIKDAVDTANTGTGGKGSIEWDIYAGKRGELPGGFTYDVGGLYYYYPTNNYSQIGRNANTFELYGQLGYGPAYFKYSHALTNLFGTVDSKGSAYYDAGANIDVGAGVTLGLHVGHQTVEHASFYSYTDWKIGATKTFEQLAGVTLGLAYVGTNAKDNAYVSPSGKNLGRDGVVFSVAKTF, from the coding sequence ATGAAAAAGCTGATTTTAGCCGCAGCAATAGCAGCAAGTTTCTCCGCAGGTCTCGCTCATGCCGAAGACGCCAAGCCGGATAACGAGATCAGTTATAACATTGGCGCGGTCAACGACTATCGCTTCCGCGGCATCTCGCAAACGCGTTTGGACCCGGCGATACAGGGTGGCGCGGACTACACCAATAACCCGACCGGGCTGTATGCGGGGACCTGGCTGTCCAACATCAAGTGGATCAAGGATGCGGTCGACACCGCCAACACCGGCACCGGCGGCAAGGGTTCGATTGAATGGGATATCTACGCCGGCAAGCGCGGCGAGCTGCCGGGCGGTTTCACGTATGACGTGGGCGGCCTGTATTACTACTACCCGACCAACAACTATAGCCAGATCGGCCGCAACGCCAATACCTTCGAACTGTACGGACAACTCGGCTACGGTCCGGCTTATTTCAAGTACTCGCATGCGCTGACTAACCTGTTCGGCACCGTCGACAGCAAAGGCAGCGCTTATTACGATGCCGGCGCCAATATCGATGTCGGCGCGGGCGTCACGCTGGGGCTGCATGTGGGCCACCAGACAGTGGAGCACGCCAGCTTCTACAGCTACACCGACTGGAAAATCGGCGCCACCAAGACTTTCGAGCAGCTGGCGGGCGTGACTTTGGGGCTGGCTTATGTCGGCACCAACGCCAAGGACAACGCCTATGTCAGCCCGAGCGGCAAGAACCTGGGCCGCGACGGGGTGGTGTTTTCGGTAGCGAAGACTTTCTGA
- a CDS encoding GNAT family N-acetyltransferase, with product MLLCVHRHAVPQEVILASAPRSSIQIKPLSEQDFPAWQLQWQGYQDFYEVDIPQATRLVTWQRLLDPKEPAFGALAMADGKAVGLVHWIFHRSCWTVEDSCYLQDLYVAPQQRGAGVGRLLIEHVYAQAKAAGGTRVHWLTHETNSTAMQLYDRIAQRSGFVQYRKQIT from the coding sequence ATGCTGCTTTGCGTCCATCGCCACGCCGTTCCACAGGAGGTTATCTTGGCATCTGCACCACGCTCGTCAATTCAGATCAAGCCGCTCAGCGAGCAGGATTTCCCCGCCTGGCAGCTGCAATGGCAGGGTTACCAGGATTTTTATGAAGTCGATATCCCGCAAGCTACGCGCCTGGTGACCTGGCAGCGCCTGCTCGATCCCAAGGAACCTGCGTTCGGCGCGCTGGCGATGGCAGATGGCAAAGCGGTCGGCCTGGTCCACTGGATTTTCCACCGCTCCTGCTGGACGGTGGAAGATTCCTGCTACCTGCAAGACCTGTACGTCGCGCCGCAACAGCGCGGCGCCGGCGTCGGCCGCTTGCTGATCGAACATGTTTATGCGCAAGCCAAGGCCGCCGGCGGCACTCGCGTGCACTGGCTGACGCACGAAACCAACAGCACCGCCATGCAGCTGTACGACCGCATCGCGCAACGTTCCGGTTTCGTACAGTATCGAAAGCAAATCACTTGA
- a CDS encoding accessory factor UbiK family protein, translating to MNKPNFFDDIQAKINQAIENSPAKDIEKNVKAMLGQGFSKLDLVTREEFDVQAQVLASTRAKLEALEARVTELEAQLKRP from the coding sequence ATGAACAAACCCAACTTTTTTGACGACATCCAAGCCAAGATCAACCAGGCCATCGAAAACTCTCCTGCCAAGGATATCGAGAAAAACGTCAAGGCCATGCTGGGCCAGGGTTTCTCCAAGCTGGACCTGGTCACACGTGAAGAATTCGACGTGCAAGCCCAGGTACTGGCAAGCACCCGCGCCAAACTCGAAGCGCTTGAAGCTCGCGTTACCGAGCTTGAGGCGCAACTGAAACGCCCATGA
- a CDS encoding YifB family Mg chelatase-like AAA ATPase gives MTLAVLKSRALAGMQAPAVTVEVHLANGLPSFTIVGLPETEVKESKDRVRAALQNARFEFPSRRITVNLAPADLPKESGRFDLPIALGILAASGQMPSDELDQYEFAGELSLSGELRPIRGALAMTFAMTADCGERHAFILPRGNADEAALVGDARIFPADSLLQVCAHFSSRQQETRLLRHTAELRRRPPPYLDFCDVKGQMQAKRALEVAAAGSHSVLLVGPPGTGKSMLATRFPGILPPMSDREALESAAVQSLTSGFSGERWKVRPYRAPHHTASGVALVGGGSPPRPGEISLAHRGVLFLDELPEFDRRVLEVLREPLESGHITISRAARQADFPAQFQLIAAMNPCPCGYLGHAVKQCRCTPDQILRYQNKISGPLLDRIDMQIQVAAVPHEQLLGQADGESTAAIAARVAQVHAVQLTRQGKQNNGLSASEIDCYCKPDGAGEKLLSGAMAHLHWSARAYHRVLKVARTIADLAAADIIGAPHVAEAIQYRRALQDK, from the coding sequence GTGACGCTGGCGGTGCTAAAAAGCCGGGCGCTGGCAGGCATGCAAGCGCCCGCAGTCACGGTTGAAGTCCACCTGGCCAACGGCTTGCCGTCTTTCACCATCGTCGGCCTGCCCGAAACCGAGGTCAAGGAATCCAAGGACCGGGTCCGCGCGGCACTGCAAAACGCCCGTTTCGAATTTCCCTCACGCCGCATCACCGTCAACCTGGCGCCAGCCGATTTGCCGAAAGAATCGGGCCGCTTCGATTTGCCGATCGCGCTCGGCATCCTGGCGGCATCCGGGCAGATGCCGTCGGATGAACTCGATCAATACGAATTTGCCGGAGAACTGTCGCTGTCGGGCGAGTTGAGGCCGATACGCGGCGCACTGGCAATGACTTTCGCCATGACCGCCGATTGCGGTGAACGCCATGCTTTCATCCTGCCGCGCGGCAATGCCGACGAAGCGGCGCTGGTTGGCGATGCCCGCATTTTTCCCGCGGATTCCCTGTTGCAGGTATGCGCCCATTTTTCTTCCCGGCAGCAAGAAACCAGGTTGTTGCGCCATACGGCAGAGCTGCGGCGGCGGCCCCCTCCCTACCTCGATTTCTGCGATGTCAAAGGACAGATGCAAGCCAAGCGCGCGCTGGAAGTTGCCGCGGCGGGCAGCCATAGCGTGTTGCTGGTGGGCCCTCCAGGCACCGGAAAATCCATGCTGGCGACGCGTTTCCCCGGGATTTTGCCGCCCATGAGCGACCGCGAAGCGCTGGAATCGGCGGCAGTACAGTCGCTCACCAGCGGCTTTTCCGGTGAACGCTGGAAGGTAAGGCCGTACCGGGCGCCGCACCACACTGCTTCCGGCGTGGCGCTGGTTGGCGGCGGCAGCCCGCCGCGCCCCGGTGAAATTTCCCTGGCGCATCGCGGCGTGCTGTTCCTCGACGAACTGCCGGAGTTCGACCGCCGGGTGCTGGAAGTATTGCGCGAACCGCTGGAATCCGGCCACATCACGATCTCGCGGGCCGCGCGTCAGGCCGATTTCCCCGCGCAATTCCAGCTGATCGCAGCGATGAATCCTTGCCCTTGCGGCTATCTTGGGCATGCGGTCAAGCAATGCCGCTGCACGCCCGACCAGATCCTGCGTTATCAAAACAAGATCTCGGGGCCCTTGCTCGATCGCATCGACATGCAGATCCAGGTAGCCGCGGTGCCTCACGAACAGTTGCTCGGGCAGGCCGACGGCGAGTCCACCGCCGCAATAGCGGCCAGGGTGGCGCAGGTGCATGCCGTGCAGCTGACGCGCCAAGGTAAGCAAAACAACGGCTTGTCGGCCAGCGAAATCGATTGTTACTGCAAGCCCGACGGCGCCGGCGAAAAACTGTTGAGCGGCGCGATGGCGCATCTGCACTGGTCGGCGCGCGCCTATCACCGGGTGCTGAAAGTGGCGCGCACCATCGCCGACCTGGCCGCGGCCGATATCATCGGCGCGCCCCATGTGGCGGAAGCGATCCAGTATCGGCGCGCGCTACAGGACAAATGA
- a CDS encoding TetR/AcrR family transcriptional regulator, with protein MDNIKRGAGKRQQIVDKATELFSAHGFHPVGVDRIIDESNVARMTMYRHFAGKNDLIGEVLGQRFTFIVDSISQQLAPMEDADARIKGIFDWYGAWFRSPEFAGCLFERALAEFGTAYPGVSEVAIGYRVKLFGWFEELLLEIVPDKTAKQLAGVFVMLLDGATIDARAFNDPSAAERAWEAAELLLNQAKNAAR; from the coding sequence GTGGACAACATTAAAAGAGGGGCTGGCAAGCGCCAGCAAATTGTGGACAAGGCGACCGAGTTGTTTTCCGCGCATGGTTTTCATCCGGTCGGTGTGGATCGGATCATTGACGAATCCAACGTGGCGAGAATGACCATGTATCGCCATTTCGCCGGAAAAAACGACTTGATCGGGGAGGTCCTGGGGCAGCGCTTCACATTCATCGTCGACAGCATCTCTCAGCAGCTGGCGCCGATGGAAGACGCTGACGCCCGGATCAAAGGCATTTTTGACTGGTACGGAGCCTGGTTTCGCAGTCCTGAATTCGCGGGTTGCTTGTTCGAGCGGGCGCTTGCCGAATTCGGCACTGCCTATCCCGGGGTATCGGAAGTAGCAATCGGCTACAGGGTGAAATTGTTCGGATGGTTTGAAGAATTACTGTTGGAAATAGTGCCAGACAAGACCGCAAAACAGTTGGCCGGCGTGTTTGTGATGCTGCTCGACGGCGCCACGATCGACGCTCGCGCGTTCAATGATCCGTCGGCAGCGGAACGCGCCTGGGAGGCCGCGGAACTGCTGTTGAACCAGGCGAAGAACGCAGCGCGATGA
- a CDS encoding DUF3460 family protein, whose translation MFTKPKTYKAGHDGYVAEITQFLDKFLEEHPEVIDEQSKGWHIFWDRDVNLDEQKRADKDSVPSKPYYYS comes from the coding sequence ATGTTTACCAAACCGAAAACCTACAAGGCCGGTCATGATGGTTATGTTGCGGAAATCACGCAGTTCCTGGACAAGTTTCTCGAAGAGCACCCCGAAGTGATCGATGAGCAAAGCAAGGGCTGGCACATATTCTGGGATCGCGACGTCAACCTGGACGAACAAAAAAGGGCGGACAAGGACAGCGTGCCAAGCAAACCCTATTACTACAGCTGA
- a CDS encoding DUF3567 domain-containing protein: MNLIYNSDQYSVVEFGADEQREALRFGGYEIVDKSFKREIFIAGALAEFFRKGVEDLIATEPSIEDIDAFLGNYDSMMSQPVTLQ; encoded by the coding sequence ATGAACCTGATTTATAACAGTGACCAATACAGCGTCGTCGAATTTGGTGCCGATGAACAACGCGAAGCCTTGCGCTTCGGCGGCTATGAAATCGTCGATAAATCATTCAAGCGTGAGATTTTCATTGCTGGTGCCTTGGCTGAGTTTTTCCGTAAAGGGGTCGAAGACCTGATTGCGACCGAGCCGAGCATCGAAGATATCGATGCCTTTTTAGGCAATTATGACTCGATGATGAGTCAGCCCGTAACCTTGCAGTAA
- the trmB gene encoding tRNA (guanine(46)-N(7))-methyltransferase TrmB, with protein sequence MYANSSPIHSAQSGVHDQLAATVAKHAAHVFQKPVSVYNQRAFDDSMAAWRAAGSLPLILDAGCGVGLSTMHLAAQYPDHFVIGIDQSADRVGRNTLWPGAAPLPQNFVRIRADLVDYWRLLLAARIFPVRHYLLYPNPWPKIGQLSRRWHGHPVFPDIVALGGILECRSNWRIYVEECASALGQLSGEEVGCEAYLPQQPITPFESKYLASGHQLWRCQADLGTH encoded by the coding sequence ATGTACGCCAATTCCAGCCCGATCCACAGTGCCCAGAGCGGCGTCCATGACCAGCTTGCAGCCACCGTCGCCAAACATGCGGCGCACGTTTTTCAAAAACCGGTCAGCGTTTACAACCAGCGTGCCTTCGACGACAGCATGGCCGCCTGGCGCGCAGCCGGCAGCTTGCCTCTGATCCTCGATGCGGGTTGCGGCGTCGGCCTGTCGACCATGCACCTGGCGGCACAGTATCCCGATCATTTCGTGATCGGGATCGACCAGTCGGCAGACCGGGTTGGCCGCAATACCTTGTGGCCAGGCGCGGCGCCGCTGCCGCAAAATTTCGTGCGGATTCGCGCCGACCTGGTGGATTACTGGCGCCTGCTGCTGGCCGCACGGATTTTCCCGGTACGGCACTATCTGCTGTACCCCAATCCGTGGCCGAAGATCGGCCAGCTGAGCCGCCGCTGGCATGGCCATCCGGTGTTTCCGGATATCGTCGCGCTGGGGGGAATCCTGGAATGCCGCAGCAACTGGCGGATCTATGTAGAGGAATGCGCCAGCGCCCTGGGCCAGCTGAGCGGCGAGGAGGTTGGCTGCGAAGCGTATCTGCCGCAACAGCCTATCACTCCGTTCGAGAGCAAGTACCTGGCTTCCGGCCATCAGTTGTGGCGCTGCCAGGCGGATCTCGGTACACACTGA
- a CDS encoding potassium transporter Kup, whose amino-acid sequence MSNTQTSNSAGFKSSRFHIITLAALGIVFGDIGTSPLYALKECFSAEHGIPFTPDGVLGIISMLFWAITIVVSLKYVLFVMRADNNGEGGVLALMALSLRTAKNGSGRAKLLMMLGVFGACMFYGDVVITPAISVLSAVEGLEIATPGLSRYVVPLALVILIALFLIQKHGTTVVGKLFGPVMFVWFLSLGLLGIYNVIKAPEILAAINPYYAFVFMQQHALQAFVVLGSVVLVLTGAEALYADMGHFGIRPIRFAWLFTVMPCLMLNYFGQGANLLTNPSAVQNPFYLMVPDALLLPMVILATAATVIASQAVISGAFSLTSQAILLGFVPRMRILHTSEDERGQIYVPVINWMLLILVVAVVLAFKKSDNLAAAYGVAVTTTMLITTVLAAVVMRTVWKWNPFLVALVISAFFIVDFAFFAANLLKIVDGGWFPLLLGGFAFFLLMTWYSGRMLLRERSKDEGIPLEPFVEGLLAHPPHRVEGTAVFMTGNVGTVPVALLHNLKHNRILHKRVFFLKISIWDVPFVDDDKRLTLKELGSDVYILRTAFGFKETPDVHTVMALASSQFGLEFDVMDTSFFLARDTVIPSKIPGMQLWREKLFAWMYQNAAKPSDFFHIPVNRVVELGTKVEI is encoded by the coding sequence ATGAGTAATACACAAACCAGCAACAGCGCCGGATTCAAGTCATCCCGTTTCCACATCATCACGCTGGCTGCACTGGGCATTGTGTTTGGCGATATCGGCACCAGCCCGCTGTATGCGCTGAAAGAATGTTTCAGCGCGGAGCATGGCATCCCGTTCACGCCTGATGGCGTGCTGGGCATCATCTCGATGCTGTTCTGGGCCATCACCATCGTGGTCTCGCTGAAATACGTACTGTTCGTGATGCGCGCCGACAATAACGGCGAGGGCGGCGTGCTGGCCTTGATGGCGCTATCGCTGCGCACCGCAAAAAACGGCTCTGGCCGCGCCAAGTTGCTGATGATGCTGGGCGTATTCGGGGCATGCATGTTCTACGGCGACGTCGTGATCACGCCGGCCATCTCGGTGCTGTCGGCGGTGGAGGGGCTGGAAATCGCCACGCCGGGGCTGAGCCGCTATGTGGTGCCGCTGGCGCTGGTGATCCTGATCGCCCTGTTCCTGATCCAGAAACATGGCACCACGGTGGTCGGCAAACTGTTCGGGCCGGTGATGTTCGTCTGGTTCCTGTCGCTGGGCCTGCTGGGCATCTATAACGTGATCAAGGCGCCTGAAATCCTGGCAGCGATCAATCCTTATTACGCCTTTGTCTTCATGCAGCAACACGCGCTGCAAGCGTTCGTCGTGCTGGGCTCGGTGGTGCTGGTGCTGACCGGCGCCGAAGCGCTGTATGCCGACATGGGACACTTCGGCATCCGGCCTATCCGTTTTGCCTGGCTGTTTACTGTCATGCCTTGCCTGATGCTGAATTATTTCGGCCAGGGCGCGAACCTGCTGACCAATCCCAGCGCGGTCCAGAATCCGTTTTACCTGATGGTGCCGGACGCTTTGCTGTTGCCGATGGTGATCCTGGCGACCGCCGCCACCGTGATCGCATCGCAGGCAGTGATTTCCGGCGCGTTCTCGCTTACCAGCCAGGCCATCTTGCTGGGTTTCGTGCCGCGCATGCGCATCCTCCACACTTCGGAAGACGAACGCGGCCAGATCTATGTGCCGGTGATTAATTGGATGCTGCTGATACTGGTGGTGGCAGTGGTGCTGGCGTTCAAGAAATCCGACAACCTGGCCGCTGCCTACGGCGTCGCGGTGACCACCACCATGCTGATCACGACAGTGCTGGCGGCAGTCGTCATGCGCACCGTCTGGAAGTGGAATCCATTTCTGGTGGCGCTGGTCATCAGCGCCTTTTTCATCGTTGACTTCGCCTTCTTTGCCGCCAACCTGCTGAAGATCGTCGACGGCGGCTGGTTCCCGCTGCTGCTCGGCGGCTTTGCCTTCTTCCTGCTGATGACCTGGTACTCCGGCCGCATGCTGCTGCGCGAGCGTAGCAAGGATGAAGGCATTCCGCTGGAACCGTTCGTCGAAGGCCTGCTGGCCCATCCGCCGCACCGGGTGGAGGGCACTGCGGTATTCATGACCGGCAACGTGGGCACCGTGCCGGTGGCGCTGCTGCACAACCTGAAGCACAACCGCATCCTGCACAAGCGCGTGTTCTTCCTCAAGATCAGCATCTGGGATGTGCCTTTCGTCGACGACGACAAGCGCCTGACCTTGAAGGAGCTGGGCAGCGACGTGTACATCCTGCGCACCGCCTTCGGCTTCAAGGAAACGCCCGACGTGCATACCGTGATGGCCCTGGCCAGCAGCCAGTTCGGCCTGGAATTCGACGTGATGGATACTTCCTTCTTCCTGGCGCGCGACACTGTGATCCCGAGCAAGATTCCGGGCATGCAGCTATGGCGTGAAAAACTTTTCGCCTGGATGTACCAGAATGCCGCCAAGCCGTCGGACTTTTTCCATATCCCGGTGAACCGGGTGGTCGAGCTGGGCACTAAAGTCGAAATTTGA
- the rsmI gene encoding 16S rRNA (cytidine(1402)-2'-O)-methyltransferase codes for MTHQSASSLVNPAILDEVAQQAYPASTLYVLATPIGNVCDISLRALHVLSMVDAVACEDTRNTAHLLGRYGLSKTLLAAHEHNEREVAEKIVARLQAGERIALVSDAGTPAVSDPGARIVDAVLRAGLRALPLPGPSAAVTALSVSGLVNDQFQFVGFLPSKARQREIVLAGLAGASATLVLYEAPHRIVETVDALLQAFGPARQVVLARELTKLFESVHRCPLGEAPAWLAADGNRQKGEFVLLIEAAPVAVDDSAEGERILRILLSELSVKQASSLAAQITGQKKNALYERALALKDAE; via the coding sequence ATGACTCATCAATCTGCCAGCAGCCTCGTCAACCCAGCGATTTTGGATGAGGTGGCGCAGCAAGCGTATCCCGCGTCGACATTATATGTGCTGGCCACACCGATCGGAAATGTCTGCGATATCAGCCTGCGCGCCTTGCATGTATTGTCCATGGTCGACGCCGTGGCATGCGAGGACACCAGGAATACTGCCCATTTGCTGGGACGCTATGGTTTGTCCAAGACCCTGCTGGCGGCGCACGAGCATAACGAACGTGAAGTCGCGGAAAAGATTGTCGCGCGCCTGCAAGCCGGCGAACGCATCGCGCTGGTGTCCGACGCCGGCACGCCGGCGGTCTCCGATCCCGGCGCCCGCATCGTCGACGCCGTGCTGCGCGCCGGCTTGCGCGCCTTACCCTTGCCGGGACCGTCGGCGGCAGTCACCGCGCTGTCGGTCAGCGGCCTGGTCAATGACCAGTTCCAGTTCGTCGGCTTCCTGCCGAGCAAGGCCAGGCAGCGCGAGATCGTGCTGGCCGGCTTGGCTGGCGCAAGCGCAACCCTGGTGCTGTACGAAGCGCCGCACCGGATCGTGGAAACCGTCGACGCCTTGCTGCAGGCCTTCGGTCCGGCGCGCCAGGTGGTGCTGGCGCGCGAGCTGACCAAGTTGTTCGAGAGCGTGCACCGTTGTCCCTTGGGCGAAGCGCCGGCCTGGCTGGCGGCCGACGGCAACCGGCAGAAGGGCGAATTCGTGCTGCTGATCGAAGCCGCGCCTGTCGCAGTCGACGACAGCGCGGAGGGCGAGCGGATTTTACGGATTCTGCTGTCGGAATTGTCAGTCAAGCAAGCTTCATCGCTGGCGGCGCAAATTACGGGGCAAAAGAAAAACGCCCTGTATGAACGGGCGCTGGCGTTGAAAGACGCCGAGTAA
- a CDS encoding penicillin-binding protein activator: protein MLYKWAKLALTLLAGILLNGLCPPALANTTLAGSAGPDGGADTIPLASIALLLPLRSGPLGAAADAVRGGFLNAYERDKNGLAVTVIEAADTPGDMLAAYLAASKKYDILVGPLSRTGLTAIIQNGQVDKPTLALTQPDFSNGKEMTLPPQLLPVGLSIEAEARQVASWVGADYAPGKVFVLSTGTAWQKRVANAFVQQIQGSGLHADVMTLNLEDGVFNAGALGQLQQRIESEKPRLLFAALNADQARQIRTAVGQETPIFGISQLNPLTLNDNNPEHQIPELNGVRLLDIPWQVEADHPAVMVYPHRPLAADQRGNADLERLYALGIDAFRIAHEIAARNTVFQIDGVTGQLNISFGVGMPSFERIEPAAAYQNGVVTPLGAP from the coding sequence ATGTTATATAAATGGGCCAAGCTGGCACTGACGCTACTGGCGGGTATCCTGTTGAACGGATTGTGCCCGCCTGCGCTGGCAAACACAACCTTGGCCGGATCCGCCGGCCCCGATGGCGGCGCCGACACCATTCCGCTGGCCAGCATCGCCTTGCTGCTGCCGCTGCGCTCCGGCCCGCTGGGCGCGGCCGCCGACGCCGTGCGCGGCGGCTTCCTGAATGCCTACGAGCGCGACAAGAACGGCCTGGCGGTGACCGTGATCGAAGCGGCCGATACGCCTGGCGACATGCTGGCCGCCTACCTCGCTGCCAGCAAAAAATACGATATCCTGGTCGGCCCGCTGTCACGCACCGGCCTCACCGCCATCATCCAGAACGGCCAGGTGGACAAGCCTACGCTTGCCTTGACCCAGCCGGATTTTTCCAACGGCAAGGAAATGACCCTGCCGCCGCAGCTGCTGCCTGTCGGCTTGTCGATCGAGGCTGAAGCGCGCCAGGTCGCGAGCTGGGTCGGCGCCGACTATGCGCCGGGCAAGGTGTTCGTGCTGAGCACCGGCACCGCCTGGCAAAAACGGGTCGCCAATGCGTTCGTGCAGCAGATCCAGGGCAGCGGACTGCACGCCGACGTCATGACCTTGAACCTCGAAGACGGCGTGTTCAATGCCGGCGCTCTGGGGCAGCTGCAGCAACGGATCGAAAGCGAAAAACCGCGCTTGCTGTTTGCCGCCCTCAATGCCGACCAGGCGCGCCAGATCCGCACCGCGGTGGGCCAGGAAACACCGATCTTCGGCATCTCCCAGCTCAATCCGCTGACCCTCAACGACAATAATCCGGAACACCAGATCCCTGAGCTGAACGGTGTGCGCTTGCTGGATATCCCCTGGCAGGTGGAAGCCGATCATCCGGCCGTGATGGTGTATCCGCACCGGCCGCTGGCTGCCGACCAGCGCGGCAACGCCGACCTGGAGCGCCTGTACGCCCTGGGCATCGACGCCTTCCGCATCGCCCATGAAATCGCCGCGCGCAATACCGTATTCCAGATCGACGGCGTGACCGGCCAGCTGAACATCAGTTTTGGCGTAGGCATGCCCAGCTTTGAACGGATAGAGCCGGCCGCAGCCTACCAGAACGGCGTCGTCACGCCGCTCGGCGCGCCCTGA
- a CDS encoding YraN family protein has product MKLLGTRSPRQIGGQLAEDRALNYLQQRGLQLVERNFRCKGGEIDLILHEPASELLVFVEVRQRSNRRYGGAAASVTHSKQAKLIIAAQFFLQRYSQPPACRFDVVAIEGDAVEWIRQAFET; this is encoded by the coding sequence ATGAAACTCCTGGGAACACGCTCGCCGCGCCAGATCGGCGGCCAGTTGGCGGAAGATCGGGCGCTCAACTACCTGCAGCAACGCGGGCTACAGCTGGTCGAACGGAATTTCCGCTGCAAGGGCGGCGAAATCGACCTGATCCTGCATGAGCCGGCTTCCGAGCTGCTGGTTTTTGTCGAAGTCAGGCAGCGCAGCAACAGGCGCTACGGCGGCGCCGCAGCCAGCGTCACGCACAGCAAACAGGCCAAGCTCATCATCGCCGCCCAGTTTTTCCTGCAGCGCTACTCCCAGCCGCCGGCCTGCCGCTTCGATGTTGTCGCCATCGAAGGCGACGCCGTCGAATGGATCAGGCAGGCATTCGAAACTTAG
- a CDS encoding phosphoheptose isomerase, translating to MINQRILAHFNESAELKARAAEVLAGPIASAVELMFSALSNGNKILACGNGGSAADCQHFAAELVGRFERERLPLPALALTTDTSIITAVGNDYSYNEIFSKQVQAFGQAGDVLLAFSTSGNSANVLAAIDVALERDMRVIALTGKGGGAIGKKLTEADVHICVPHDRTARIQEVHLLTIHCLCDGIDVALFGGDAND from the coding sequence ATGATAAATCAACGCATCCTGGCGCACTTCAATGAAAGCGCTGAACTGAAAGCCCGCGCAGCCGAAGTCCTGGCGGGTCCGATTGCCAGCGCGGTTGAACTTATGTTCTCCGCGCTGTCCAATGGCAACAAGATTCTTGCTTGCGGCAACGGCGGTTCTGCCGCCGACTGCCAGCATTTTGCGGCGGAGCTGGTGGGGCGCTTTGAACGGGAGCGGCTGCCGCTGCCGGCGCTGGCGCTGACTACCGATACTTCGATCATCACGGCGGTCGGCAACGATTACAGCTATAACGAAATCTTTTCCAAGCAGGTGCAGGCGTTTGGACAAGCAGGCGATGTGCTGCTGGCGTTCTCGACATCGGGCAATTCCGCCAATGTGCTGGCTGCCATCGATGTCGCGCTGGAACGCGACATGCGCGTCATCGCCCTGACCGGCAAAGGCGGCGGTGCCATCGGCAAGAAACTGACTGAAGCAGATGTGCATATCTGTGTGCCGCATGACCGTACCGCGCGCATCCAGGAAGTCCATCTGCTAACGATTCACTGCTTATGCGACGGCATCGATGTCGCTTTATTTGGAGGAGATGCGAATGATTGA